In Bythopirellula goksoeyrii, a single window of DNA contains:
- a CDS encoding polysaccharide deacetylase family protein, producing MGIEQFQQQIHFLASSYQVLDMPEFLASRGEPRRRPAVVITFDDGYESNYLAARLLRREGLPATFFISTRIVGSERPFPHDIEKLGKRVPALSWEEASKIFEWGFHIGPHTATHANVGKINSEQAITEIRTSVEDIIAKFGRDGAAEWFAYPYGKSDDITTHLRQELEKMGVSCCLSAYGGTNPPEFSLLDIKRQGVDHKFSLLALRAIVEGWKVRTK from the coding sequence GTGGGCATCGAACAATTTCAGCAACAAATCCATTTTCTTGCAAGTTCTTACCAGGTTCTAGACATGCCGGAATTTCTTGCTAGTCGAGGAGAGCCGCGAAGAAGGCCTGCAGTAGTAATTACTTTCGATGATGGCTACGAAAGCAATTATTTAGCTGCGAGACTTCTCCGACGTGAGGGCTTGCCTGCCACTTTCTTTATATCGACTCGCATAGTTGGTTCCGAACGGCCATTTCCTCACGATATCGAAAAACTGGGCAAACGAGTTCCCGCCCTGTCCTGGGAAGAAGCCTCAAAAATATTCGAATGGGGATTCCATATTGGACCTCATACTGCTACTCATGCAAATGTTGGAAAAATCAATTCTGAACAGGCAATCACCGAGATCCGCACATCAGTTGAAGATATCATTGCCAAGTTTGGAAGGGATGGTGCGGCTGAATGGTTTGCCTATCCATACGGCAAGTCAGACGACATTACAACTCATCTCCGTCAAGAGCTGGAAAAAATGGGGGTCTCGTGTTGCTTGTCGGCATACGGCGGGACGAATCCGCCAGAATTTAGTTTATTGGATATAAAGCGACAGGGGGTAGACCACAAGTTCAGCCTGTTAGCACTCCGTGCGATTGTTGAAGGATGGAAAGTAAGGACCAAATAG
- a CDS encoding prenyltransferase/squalene oxidase repeat-containing protein, with protein MVARLKRKLLHLLEQRKQRILLSPLYDPDIGNVDVRSHLHEAMNWLKRAQDVGSDRGVSYGVFFGQDFDLSYPETTGYICQTFVEQAQLTSNSDLLNRAIAMGDWEIDILLPEGAVMGGRVNTQPSPAIFNTGMVLLGWSALIQLTDEERFKQAAWRASEWLVAMQETNGSWICGNSKFSNPESTLYNVKAAWGLCAAGLALGEERFIQAALRNAGYCLKRQMSNGWFPDCCLTDRRAPLLHTLAYAMQGLVGIGKVTGREDLIDGARRLADSLLKIMHHDGFIAGRLRSDLSPAVKWCCLTGSAQTSIIWSELFLITCQEKYREAALRVNRYLMTRHDIRNPDFRLRGGLSGSYPVWGEYGRLSILNWATKFLVDALALELRISA; from the coding sequence ATGGTTGCTCGACTAAAGAGAAAACTGCTTCACCTTTTGGAACAGCGTAAGCAACGAATTCTGCTTTCCCCGCTCTACGATCCTGACATAGGCAACGTTGACGTTAGAAGCCACCTTCATGAGGCCATGAATTGGCTGAAGCGGGCGCAGGATGTAGGCTCTGATCGTGGCGTCTCATATGGCGTATTCTTCGGCCAGGATTTTGATCTCAGCTACCCGGAGACAACTGGCTACATCTGCCAGACCTTTGTGGAACAAGCACAATTGACAAGCAATTCCGATCTTCTTAATCGAGCCATCGCTATGGGGGATTGGGAGATCGACATTCTGCTTCCGGAAGGTGCTGTGATGGGCGGCAGAGTTAACACGCAGCCTAGTCCAGCGATATTCAACACTGGAATGGTACTACTTGGTTGGAGTGCTTTGATTCAACTAACCGATGAAGAACGTTTTAAGCAAGCTGCGTGGCGGGCTTCTGAATGGCTTGTTGCTATGCAAGAGACTAATGGCAGCTGGATATGCGGGAATTCAAAGTTTAGCAACCCCGAATCGACCCTCTACAACGTCAAGGCAGCGTGGGGGCTTTGCGCCGCAGGATTGGCGCTTGGTGAGGAACGATTCATACAGGCGGCTTTGAGGAACGCCGGATATTGCCTCAAACGTCAAATGTCCAACGGATGGTTCCCTGACTGTTGCCTTACCGACCGGCGGGCACCACTATTGCATACCCTTGCATACGCCATGCAAGGATTGGTCGGAATCGGGAAAGTCACGGGGCGCGAAGATCTGATCGACGGAGCGAGACGGCTCGCAGACTCTCTGCTGAAGATCATGCATCACGATGGATTTATTGCCGGGAGGCTGCGCAGCGATCTTTCACCAGCAGTTAAGTGGTGTTGCCTTACCGGATCAGCGCAAACCTCAATCATATGGAGTGAACTCTTCCTCATTACGTGCCAGGAGAAATATCGTGAAGCCGCGCTCCGTGTAAATCGATATCTAATGACGCGGCATGACATTCGCAATCCGGACTTCCGCTTGCGCGGTGGCCTTTCTGGTTCTTATCCAGTGTGGGGCGAGTATGGTCGCCTAAGTATTCTCAACTGGGCCACCAAGTTCCTAGTTGATGCGCTCGCTTTGGAGTTAAGGATATCAGCGTGA
- a CDS encoding GNAT family N-acetyltransferase, whose amino-acid sequence MNQSLERRSSRGEDVHGVGPSPEHIAYLESGAGELFQAVHNTAVLSSVLLLISPNGGYYQSAGTSPEGMAIGASHFLINSIASQLSAENKEILNLGGADVDSGLGRFKEGFGASRLLLPEATFFLGVSWGRKFKRAIRLFSADRKVFLYLLFGQVSRFSIYAIDTEAVRPPEVQIGLTFQALSPDDLRSITVSDSSFRARQCSRLDRFGKSYAYGVYVDDQLAHISWLLPANAMQKDPPQVIKAQPDEAEITACETLPEFRGQGIYGMAIRNLILVARSQGVRRVLMKTKVEYKPSHRGIEKAGLERTGSAILFSFPLIHRTIIWRRFT is encoded by the coding sequence ATGAACCAATCCTTGGAGCGACGGAGTTCACGTGGTGAAGACGTACATGGGGTAGGCCCATCGCCCGAGCACATAGCGTATCTGGAATCTGGTGCGGGTGAACTGTTCCAGGCGGTCCATAACACTGCAGTGCTATCCAGCGTGTTATTGCTGATCTCACCAAATGGGGGTTACTATCAATCCGCCGGAACGTCTCCGGAAGGTATGGCGATTGGCGCATCGCATTTTTTGATCAATAGTATTGCGAGCCAATTGAGTGCTGAAAACAAAGAAATATTGAATCTAGGTGGGGCAGACGTAGATTCAGGCTTGGGAAGATTCAAGGAAGGATTCGGTGCCTCGCGATTGCTCTTACCAGAAGCCACTTTTTTCTTAGGAGTCAGTTGGGGTCGCAAATTCAAACGGGCGATCCGATTATTTAGTGCTGACAGAAAAGTATTTCTGTACTTGTTGTTCGGCCAAGTTTCGCGTTTTAGTATATACGCAATAGATACGGAAGCTGTTCGGCCACCAGAGGTGCAAATCGGGCTCACATTCCAGGCACTCTCGCCAGACGACTTGCGAAGTATCACTGTTAGTGATAGTTCTTTCCGCGCGCGTCAATGCAGTCGATTGGATCGCTTCGGTAAGAGCTACGCATACGGTGTATATGTTGATGATCAACTCGCCCACATATCTTGGCTACTGCCAGCGAATGCCATGCAAAAGGATCCACCGCAGGTAATTAAAGCACAGCCAGACGAAGCTGAGATTACCGCTTGCGAAACTTTGCCAGAATTTCGCGGCCAGGGGATTTACGGCATGGCAATACGCAACCTCATCCTAGTTGCTCGATCCCAGGGAGTACGCCGGGTTTTGATGAAAACCAAGGTCGAGTACAAACCATCGCATAGGGGGATCGAAAAGGCAGGATTGGAGCGAACGGGATCCGCAATCCTTTTTTCATTTCCACTCATCCATCGAACGATCATTTGGCGGCGATTCACATAG
- a CDS encoding class I SAM-dependent methyltransferase, whose translation MIPGREPLFKADDVSKWWKSNPQTYASDFHGGMQFGNKKVEFGTREYFESIDAEFYEWNVGHHGDKPFSNLFPYEQYLGKDVLEVGCGQGYQASNWAKAGAKITAVDLNPQAVKITTERFRQFDLTGNIKLCDARELPFDNETFDYVYSWGVLHHSPDIEKSLSEVLRVLKPGGGFGVYLYCRRSFYYLWGMRYVEGFLHFENQFLSPLQLASRYTDGWEKDGNPHTWPVTVSEMKSVFQDNCDDLKMSSLEIFPPTPMWAHFMPPVLRDLVPSFVQRAWIQNVFWNLWISGRKKT comes from the coding sequence ATGATTCCAGGGCGCGAGCCTCTCTTTAAGGCAGATGACGTATCAAAGTGGTGGAAGTCTAACCCCCAGACATATGCTTCCGACTTTCACGGAGGCATGCAGTTCGGCAACAAGAAAGTTGAGTTCGGCACACGAGAGTATTTCGAATCTATTGATGCTGAGTTTTATGAATGGAATGTAGGCCACCACGGCGACAAGCCGTTTAGCAATCTGTTTCCCTATGAACAATATCTTGGCAAGGACGTCTTGGAGGTAGGTTGTGGTCAAGGATATCAAGCCTCTAATTGGGCGAAGGCAGGCGCAAAGATCACGGCAGTAGATCTGAATCCGCAAGCGGTTAAGATTACTACAGAACGTTTTCGGCAGTTTGATCTCACCGGTAATATCAAACTCTGCGACGCACGAGAGCTTCCATTTGACAACGAAACTTTCGACTATGTCTATTCCTGGGGAGTACTTCACCACTCGCCTGACATAGAAAAATCTCTTAGTGAAGTACTGCGAGTACTCAAGCCGGGAGGAGGATTTGGGGTGTATCTATATTGCCGCAGGTCATTTTACTACTTATGGGGCATGAGGTACGTCGAGGGTTTTCTCCACTTTGAAAACCAATTCCTTTCACCATTGCAACTAGCTAGTCGTTACACTGACGGGTGGGAAAAAGACGGCAATCCCCACACCTGGCCTGTTACAGTGTCTGAGATGAAAAGTGTATTCCAAGACAACTGCGACGATTTGAAAATGTCGTCGCTAGAGATCTTTCCCCCGACGCCAATGTGGGCCCATTTCATGCCGCCTGTTCTGAGAGATTTAGTTCCCTCCTTTGTCCAAAGAGCATGGATTCAAAACGTTTTCTGGAATCTCTGGATATCGGGGCGCAAAAAAACTTAG